A single genomic interval of Panthera tigris isolate Pti1 chromosome E3, P.tigris_Pti1_mat1.1, whole genome shotgun sequence harbors:
- the UBE2I gene encoding SUMO-conjugating enzyme UBC9 isoform X3, with translation MSGIALSRLAQERKAWRKDHPFGFVAVPTKNPDGTMNLMNWECAIPGKKGTPWEGGLFKLRMLFKDDYPSSPPKCKFEPPLFHPNVYPSGTVCLSILEEDKDWRPAITIKQILLGIQELLNEPNIQDPAQAEAYTIYCQNRVEYEKRVRAQAKKFAPS, from the exons ATGTCGGGGATCGCCCTCAGCAGACTGGCCCAGGAGAGGAAAGCCTGGAGAAAGGACCACCCGTTT GGCTTTGTGGCTGTCCCAACAAAAAACCCCGATGGCACGATGAACCTCATGAACTGGGAGTGCGCCATTCCCGGGAAGAAAGGG ACCCCGTGGGAAGGAGGCTTGTTTAAACTGCGCATGCTTTTCAAGGACGACTACCCATCCTCACCCCCAAAAT GCAAATTTGAACCACCGCTGTTTCACCCGAACGTGTACCCTTCGGGCACAGTGTGCCTGTCCATCCTCGAGGAGGACAAGGACTGGAGGCCGGCCATCACGATCAAGCAG ATCTTGTTAGGAATACAGGAACTTCTAAATGAACCAAATATCCAGGACCCAGCTCAAGCAGAGGCCTACACGATTTACTG CCAAAACAGAGTGGAGTATGAGAAGAGGGTTCGAGCACAGGCCAAGAAGTTTGCACCTTCATAA
- the UBE2I gene encoding SUMO-conjugating enzyme UBC9 isoform X2: MSGIALSRLAQERKAWRKDHPFGFVAVPTKNPDGTMNLMNWECAIPGKKGTPWEGGLFKLRMLFKDDYPSSPPKWMGVTRTTVRNPTSRRVSFPDPLSPCPFVNTPHPTCWPRATWMDKSPEKAVGRKGQGCLQRRATVMSSKCTFVRLGTGGAPDSSPLAAGNHQSRSVVG, encoded by the exons ATGTCGGGGATCGCCCTCAGCAGACTGGCCCAGGAGAGGAAAGCCTGGAGAAAGGACCACCCGTTT GGCTTTGTGGCTGTCCCAACAAAAAACCCCGATGGCACGATGAACCTCATGAACTGGGAGTGCGCCATTCCCGGGAAGAAAGGG ACCCCGTGGGAAGGAGGCTTGTTTAAACTGCGCATGCTTTTCAAGGACGACTACCCATCCTCACCCCCAAAAT GGATGGGCGTCACAAGGACCACGGTCCGGAACCCCACCTCTCGGAGGGTTTCCTTCCCTGACCCGTTGTCACCGTGCCCGTTTGTTAACACTCCACATCCAACTTGTTGGCCGCGTGCCACCTGGATGGATAAGTCTCCGGAGAAGGCCGTGGGAAGAAAAGGCCAAGGCTGTCTTCAACGTCGTGCTACGGTTATGTCATCGAAGTGCACTTTCGTGAGACTCGGGACGGGAGGAGCACCAGATTCCTCCCCGCTTGCAGCTGGAAACCACCAAAGCCGGTCCGTGGTTGGTTAA
- the UBE2I gene encoding SUMO-conjugating enzyme UBC9 isoform X1 has product MFPWTLKTDLRPNSLARDFEHVGDRPQQTGPGEESLEKGPPVCKGFVAVPTKNPDGTMNLMNWECAIPGKKGTPWEGGLFKLRMLFKDDYPSSPPKWMGVTRTTVRNPTSRRVSFPDPLSPCPFVNTPHPTCWPRATWMDKSPEKAVGRKGQGCLQRRATVMSSKCTFVRLGTGGAPDSSPLAAGNHQSRSVVG; this is encoded by the exons ATGTTTCCGTGGACTTTGAAGACAGACTTAAGGCCAAATTCTCTAGCAAG GGACTTTGAACATGTCGGGGATCGCCCTCAGCAGACTGGCCCAGGAGAGGAAAGCCTGGAGAAAGGACCACCCGTTTGTAAG GGCTTTGTGGCTGTCCCAACAAAAAACCCCGATGGCACGATGAACCTCATGAACTGGGAGTGCGCCATTCCCGGGAAGAAAGGG ACCCCGTGGGAAGGAGGCTTGTTTAAACTGCGCATGCTTTTCAAGGACGACTACCCATCCTCACCCCCAAAAT GGATGGGCGTCACAAGGACCACGGTCCGGAACCCCACCTCTCGGAGGGTTTCCTTCCCTGACCCGTTGTCACCGTGCCCGTTTGTTAACACTCCACATCCAACTTGTTGGCCGCGTGCCACCTGGATGGATAAGTCTCCGGAGAAGGCCGTGGGAAGAAAAGGCCAAGGCTGTCTTCAACGTCGTGCTACGGTTATGTCATCGAAGTGCACTTTCGTGAGACTCGGGACGGGAGGAGCACCAGATTCCTCCCCGCTTGCAGCTGGAAACCACCAAAGCCGGTCCGTGGTTGGTTAA